ATAAGCCCAGCAGACTCTAGTGTGAGCAACATTAACTAATTCAGGATATTTAGCGACAACACGTGTTTCATTATTTTCCCATGCTTTGATCATATCCAAGTCTTTGTGTGTAAAGTGGTTGCTGGAGATACTATTTTCACGATGAAAGTAACAATATTTTTGACTAGTGTCGATGACTACTTTTTTAGTTTCTTCAAGTACGTCTAAAATGACTGCTGCATCTTCTGTGATCATACCGACTGGATAACGAACATGATCAAATATTTCTCTTTTGTATAGCTTGTTTGTCGCACTGATCGTACTTAGCTTTCCTTCAAACATTATTTTTGCTGCGCCGACCATATCTGTTACGATATATTTTTTCTCTTTGATTACAGGTTCTTTCCCCGCATAAACATCTAAAAATCCGACAGTCGCTAAATCAGCATCTTCTCTTTTTAGATTGTTATATAAAAGTTCATACATATCTTCAATGATGTAATCATCACTGTCAACAAAGCCAAAATAACGACCTTTAGCTACTTCGATTCCAGCATTTCTTGCTGCACTTAAACCACCATTTTCTTGATGGATAACAGTGATCCGCTGATCTTCTTTCGCATACTCATCACACATTTTCCCACTATTATCCGGCGAACCATCATCCACTAAAATCAGTTCAAAATCCTGAAAGGTTTGCGCTAAAATGGATTTTACACACTTATCTAAATATTGCTCTACTTTATATACCGGAACAATAATACTTATCTCAGGCACTACTTTTTCACTCCTCGGTTTTCATAATTCTTATGACTTGTTCTAAGCCTTCTTCTAAGGAATAAATCGGCTGCCACCCCAATTGTTCGATCTTATCAGTGGCTAGAATCGCCTGCGTTGCTTTAGAATAACCCGCAGCTTCTGTTTGATCTGGAATTTCAAAGATCACTTTTCTACCAACGATCGCAGCTAGCTTTTCTGCCAACTCTTTTAGCGTTAAGTCAAATTGGCTATTGGCAATATTGTACGCCTCGCCAGATTTACCTTCAAGAAGCAAATACAATAATCCGTAAGCTGCATCAGCAACATAACAGTAAGAATAATATTGTGTTCCTGCACTCTTTAAGACGATATCCTCGTCATTCACAGCATTTCGAATAAATTGAGAAGAAGCTTTAGAATCTTCTTTCAGCATCGTTGGTCCAAAGATTCTGCATAATCTAGGAATCACGACATCCACACCGTACTGCTGGATATACGCTTGGCATAACGCTTCACTTGCCCGTTTTCCTTCTGGATAACCAGCTCTTAATGTATTACTGTCTATATACCCACAATACTGCTCATCAAATTTCTCTACATCGCCTCTATTTTCTCCGTATATCTCAACAGTAGAAAGAAACAATACCCGTTCAACAGAATGCTTCGCTGCATATTCCAGTACTTGTTCGGTTCCTTTGATATTCGTCATGATCGTATTGATTGGATCTTCTACATATGCTTTGGGATGGGTATTACTTGCACCATGAACAATGAAATCATACGTACGATCAGAAGCTAGTGGTTCTAAAATATCTCCTGCTACTAAATGAAACTGTCGATCCTCTAGATATTTAGCAAACCGTGACTCAAGTTTGCCTAGATTTCTTCCCATCGCATAAACTGAGATATTAAGAGCTTGTTTCTCATTCAAAGCCATTAAGCAGTCGATCAAAAAAGTTCCGATCATACCTGAAGCCCCGATAATCAAGATCGATTTATTTTTTAATTTATCCCAAGCCAATTGTTCCTGAACAACTTTTTCGATATCTTTTTGATAATCAAGATTATTTGAAAACATCATGTTCTCCTATTCTTCTTTCATTCGAAGATAGCCTTTGAATAATTGCAGGTCATCTTGTGTCGTTAGTTTGATATTCTTATCAGAACCCACAGCAAAATAAAGAGTTTCTCCTAAATCGACCATCATTGTATTTGCGTATGATGATTCCGAGATACCAATGCCTTCTTTGAAGGCTTTCTCATAAGCCCAAGCGAGCTTATCGAATTGATATGCTTGAGGGGTAGATACTCTTCTCAATGTTTCTCTATTGATATATTGTTTCGTTGTTTCTTCTGTTTCTTTAACAAAAATTTGTTCGTTGTATGGTATTGAAGTAACAGCATTACCGAATTCTCTACATTTTACGATCACATCAGATAAAACGATTTCGTCCACTAATGGGCGAATACCATCATGGATCACGACTGTATCGTCTTTATCAGAATGAGCTTTTAAAAAGTCCACACCATTTCGAATAGATTCTTGGCCACTATTGCCGCCTTCAATGATCCATTCAAGTTTATCAATGTGGTATTCTTTTGCATAAGCAGATAACGTATCTTCCCAACCTTTTTTACATACTACTAAAATTCTATCGATCATTGGATGCTTTTGGAAAGATTCCAATGTATAAATAATAATCGGTTTATCCTCAACCATAATAAATTGTTTTGGTATATCCTGTCCCATTCTTTTGCCGACACCGCCGGCAATAATCAACGCTGTAATCATTAATTATTCCTCCTTCGATTGATCCACACAATAGTAGATTCCTTTATATTTTTTATATGTGTTCTCTGTATCAATAAACACTGCATCATGATGAGAAATACGATCTTTTTCATCTGGCAACTCCATATAATTACCGAATACTTGAGTCAAATAATGATCATACCCGATCGGTACAGGCATCGTTGTATCTTCAAAAGGCAAGTATACTGCCTTTTCAAAGTCTGTTCTCTTATACAAATTGCCCATGTAACGTGGGCCTACACAAAGTTCAGTCACGTATTCAGATGTAGAAAAATCATATTTTGACATCTGCTTACTGGCAAATGACCAGATTCGATAACGACCTTTTTTGGTAGGAATCAGTTTTAGGAGGACTTTACTACCGAACGCCATGATTCCACCGTGTTTTTCTGGAACCACTTGTGAGCAGAATAACGCATAAACCAATGCCCAAAGCTTTTGTATCTTTCTCTTAAATTTTCCGTCCGGCGCGCCGTCCAGTGGAAAAATATCGATTGGCAAGCCGTGAGGCATATCCAAATCCTGCTGATAGGGTTTGATAAATGTCGTGTCCGCAGCTCGGATCGTTGTAAAGGAATTATGATCAATGAAGGTTTTAGAGGGCTTCATCAATGGATATTTTTCTACATCCGCATGTACTTGCCATAAGTCAGATAATTTTTCATAATCCTTACGCGGCATGAAAAAATCCAAATCGTCATCCCAAGGTATAAAGCCTTGATTTCTGACTGTTCCAATACAGCCGCCGCCACAAAAATAACACAACAAATCGTGTTCATTACAGAAGCTGACGAAATAGTTTGCCATTTCTAAATTGACTCTTTGAATTCTTTTGATTTGTTCTGTGTCTTCTATCTTATTCATCGTTCAATACTAAACTCCTCAAAGTACCTGTTTTCAGAATACATCTGGTCTATTTTCTCACATCTGATAAAAACTTTCAACAACTTACCAGTGTTCTTAATACAACTGTAAACAAGTCGGAGTACTCTGAATGTAGGAAAAATCAAAAAAACATCATATAACCAATCGTTATATGATGTACTCTTTTTGATACAGAAATAACATGCTATTTTCTAAGCATTCGTTTATAAAACTTCCCCCGTAGTTGGGTAGGCATCAGACAAATGCCAACATGAATCACTGATACAGAAAAGAAATCAGTAAAACTCCCCAATCCCTCTTGATAGATTTTCTTTCTTGCCTTCAAACCAGGCATCAAATAGTTCAGTCCGCCGCGTCGATTGTACATCTCTGTACCTGCGCGCGCGTATACTAAAAACTCTGGTAAATTCCGACCCTCGTAGCCCGCCTTCAATAATCTGACCCACAAATAGTAATCTTCAAATCCCTGTAAAGGAAGATAATTCCCAACAGCTATGACCGCCTCTTTTTTGTACATAACAGTCATATGATTGAACGGATTTCTTTTTTTAGAAAACTGACGAATTTCTTCATTCGTTAGCGGCATTTTCTTGGTTGCCAACACATTGTCGATCGTTCCCTCAAACTCAATAATATTTGAACCGATGATTGCTAAATCGCTGTTTTCGAGAAAAGCGTGATATTGCTTCTCTAAACGATCATCAGCCATAATATCATCCGTATCCATTCGAGCGATCAACTCGTTGCGGCAATTCTTGACGCCAATTGCTAATGCAGTGCCTAATCCTTGATTCTCTTTTAAAGAGATCACAGTCAAACGATCCTCTAGACGATCGCGATAATACTGAATCTTTTCATACAACTCCTCTGTCAGAGGGCCGTCTTCAACAAGAAGAATTTCATCCGGCTGCACTGATTGCGCAAGCGTACTTTCCATTGTTTGGGTAAAATATTCTGGCTTTTCTTTCATGTAGACAGACATCAGCACACTAACAGGTATTGTTTGCATTTTATTCACTCACTTTATTTAAATAGCTCAATTTTGTTGTCACTTAAGAATGACAGATCTTTTGTACTGCGTTCAACCTCTTCTACACCCTGAGACGACACCTTATCAAAAAGAATCTTGATCGTCTGCAATAAGATTTTTAAGTCTAATAACAATGAATAATTTTTGATGTACAATAAATCAAAGTTCAATTTACTGTTGTAATCTGACGCATATTTCCCATAAACCTGTGCATAGCCAGTGATTCCTGCTCTTACGTTATGTCTCAAGTAGTACTGAGGATTTTCACTATTGAACTGGTCTACGAAAAAGGGTCTTTCCGGCCGTGGACCAACAATCGCCATATCTCCTCTGATCACATTGATCAATTGAGGTAATTCGTCGATTCTTAAAGCGCGTAAGTATTTACCGACAGCCGTGACACGAGCATCATTACTGGTTGATAGAACTGGACCAGATTTAGCTTCTGCAGTTGCAGACATTGTTCTAAATTTTAAAATTGGAAATTCTTTTTGATCTAATGTGATTCTTGTTTGTTTATAAATCACAGGACCAGGAGATGTTACTTTCACTAAGATCGCTGCAATCAGCATCAAAGGCGAAGCGATAACTAACAATACAAATGACAGCATGATATCAAACAAACGCTTAATGAAGTTGTCTTCTCCTTTGATTCTAAAATCAGACACCTCAATGATACTTTCGTCTTCAAAATTCATCATGTTCGGTTTTAACATAATTAGATTTTCAAAGCTGGTGTTTAAAAATAGTTTCTTCTCAGCTTTTGTTACAAGTTTATAGATTTTAAATTTTTCGTTTTCATCAATATGACTAGATATATATACAATGTCGATCTCATCAAGTAGCTTGACTAAATTTTCATAGTAATGATCCACGATCACTTTAGTCACCTGATGTTTTTTATTTTTATGACTGATAAAGTTTTGTGCTGCAGAGACAACACTTTCCTCGGTTCCTATAATCACGACTTTTTTGATCGAGCTGACTTTTAAATATAAGAAGTAAACCAAAATCCGCCATAAACTCAACAATATGATACCCACGATAAAGGTATACACAAGTACTGATCGAGGAAACGTAAACCATCTACCTGCAAATGTGATCGTCATGATAAACAAGATCGTCAAAAATTGACCGATCACAGTGACAAAAACAATATCATTGATCGTTCGATTATAGAACACATACGCACCCAACAGCATATTTAAAAAGATAAAAAACAGCGAAATATAGATAGCAGATTTCTCATAGGATACAAAATTATATGAAGGAATGTTAAATCCAAATTTAATCCAAAATCCAACCAATACCGAAAAATTAAAGACAAGTACGTCAATAATAATAATCGCAATTCGCTTTGCATTATTCCATTCACTTTTAGTTGTCATTTTTACCTTCCTTCCTGAATAAACGTTTAGCCTGTTTTTCTGATAAAAACTTTCCGTTTCATGTTACCACAATGAGACTAAAAAAAACAATAACCTCTCCCTCATCCAGAGGAGATTTATCTAAATGATTCCATCATTTTACTGCTTTTTCTTCACTTTTTTGCAGTGCAAGTCCAACAAAGGAGTACACGATCGGCAACCAGTAATTCGCAAGTAACGTGTCTTCCATCGTTGCTTGAATACAAATCGCTAAAAAGGCTAAAAGTAAACTCACTTGAAGCGGAGAAAGTTTTGTTTTCGTGAATACATTAGTCGCTAATAGGTAAAGCAGCACGCTAAAAATCAGCGTATAACCGATAATACCGTAATTGCTTAACGTATAAATAAAGCTATTATGTGTACCCAATGATTTCCAAGAAGCCGTAAAGGGTTCCATTCCTATCAGCATATTTTGAGTGTTAGAAAACCATTTTTCAAAAAATTCCGCCCAGATAGTTTCTCTACCAGTGAATAAATTGATCGCATCTGATTTGGCAAACTGATAAAAAATAAATGGACCAGCTATAAAGAATAGTGCAAAACCGGCAAGCAGTAGATAATTATTTTTTAATAGTTTCTTAGGAACGATGTTGTCGACTAAAATAAAGAAAATCAACGCACCCAGAGATGCTTTCGACTGACATACCCAAACACCTAAAAGTCCGGCAGCATAGACAGGAATGACCAATAATTTAAAATAGCCGATGTTAAATGACTTGATAATGATCGTCAACATCATCACTGACAAGAAAATCGTCATACCGATCGTATTTGTATTGATCCAAATCGCTTCTAGCTTATTGTCATTTTTCCAAATCAATGCAGGATCGATCAATTTAGGCAGCTCGACATACATTCTATAAATCGTCACAAACAGTGCTGTCCCGGAAATACCGGCCAACAGACCTAAATCGACCTTAGTAAACTTCGTATTTTTAAAGCAAAGCAGTAGTAGAATAATCAATGGAATTGATGCATTGATAAACCGATTACTATGCCTCATAGAAGAGGTTAGTGTATAAAATACAAAAATCGCTACAGCTAGTATAATCAGTATCCAGTCTGCTTTGGTCAATGATTTTATTTTCAATAAAAGAACCAGCGCAATGGCTGCTGATAAAAGATAGACGCTATTTGTATAAATCCAGCCAGTTGTAGGCGTGCTGATCCCAACGACCCACATTAAATATGAACCAGCAATCGTAACCAGTAAAATCAGGTTACTTATTCTATTTAAGATTTTATCCATCTTGACATCCTTTCAATAAGCGTATGTGATCAATAACTCACTTTATAGATATACGCATTATTTGTATCTGGTCCGTATAATTGTTTGACTTGGATTTCTTCTGTAGCCAACTCATCGATCGTTTCATAGGTGACTAGATAATGAATATTGTATTTCATCAAATCTTCCAAGCTCAATCGCACTTTGAACGCATCTGCATGAAGTAATTCAAATTGCGGTTTCTCTGTGCTGATTTCAACGTAAATGTGAGAGTAACGATTATAGATTTTCTCATATTTTCCCATAGGATCGAGAGGTTTCCAAGAATCTAAATTCGGAGTAAAAGCTGTTCCATTAAAATTATGAACACCTAGCATCGGTAAGAAAGCATGCATCATTCGCTCTCCAGCCCACAACTGCCCTGGATCCTCTTTTTCGATCGCCATCACTTTCTGAGCAATTTGTTTATCATAAACAGGACTAACCCCTTTGCTGACTGGATTGACTGTCGTCCCTCCAACTAATACTGCAGCAAGCAACACTAAGGAAAACAGATATTTCCGCTGATTCAATAATAAAACGATCAATAAACCTGCAACTAGAAGTGTCCAAATAATATCCATCCGACTTAAATACAAGCCTAGATTTCCTTTATAAAGCGCAAAGAAATATAAAACCAGATTAATTATAATGATCGGTACTTGCCATTTAAATACTAGTCTTTTCTGTTCCCACACATATTGAATAAACCAAATACTCAATAAAATCGCTGCAAAGCCAAACGCTAGATTCGCTCTTTCTTCTGGAACATAAGAATACATCGTGATTTTAGCAAGGATTGTTGGAAAACGTAAACTCATCCAAACAATATTAAATAAACAAAAAACGAATAGCAAAAAGCCGTATAAATTTTCTTTGATTTTTTTGTAGAATAGCCAAGGTGACACGAACAAAATCACAAAGAAGAAGTGATAGAAACTACTTAGTTCAGAGTTGTTCTCATAAACGACATCTTTAAATGACATTTTCCAATTGACTAAAAAGTTAAATAGATCCTTTTTAGCAAAATCACCGCCAAGACTTACTCGATTTCCCGGGTAGATCGTATGCATTACTCGAATCAGTGAATCCCATGACGTAACAAGTGAGACACCTACGATGATTCCTGTCATCAATACAGCTAAACCAATAAACAGACCATCAAATTTATCTAATTTTACTTTCTTACGAAATTCGAAGAAAAAGCCAAGTAAAAATAATAAGATCAAATAACCGAAAGGCACTTGAAGAGCCGGATACAAGACTAAAATAAATCCGGAGGCACATAATGCAGCTAGTACAGCACACATTAAACGCGCCCATTTTTTCTCATGTGCATAGAAATAATTATACATACCTACTAAAAATCCAAAGGTAAAGAAGACTAAATCTCCAACTGGAGAAACAAACCACCATTGGATCGCTGCTGAAAATGGAATCCAAACACTGGTCAATAACGCCAAATACTTATTGCGCTTAGTCAAAATCAGACCCATTTCAAAAGACAGCAACATCAGCCCAATTAATTTTAGCCCCCAATACCAAGACAGCCCACGCTCTTTCCCTAAAAGAACATAGCCCCAAGTAAACGGTTTTGCCAATGTAGCTAAATTTAATGCAGGTGAATTATAGCCAATGACCATATCCTGGCCATCTACTGTGATCACTTCGTTATGATTTTTTAAGCCTGTTTGTGTTTGTGACAGGCTGTAAGGTGTTTGAACCATCCACTCATCTGATCTTATCGGTCTCGGTTCTCCTAAAATCACACTTTCATTATTGCCGTCTTTAGCGTAATCAGAAACATATTGATCCCACATGGCTAAAGAACTGCCATGAATTTTGAAAACCAGCATTAAAATAAATACCACTAAAGCAATAATGAATCGCGCTCTGATGATTTGATCAAGCAAGGCCTGAATCCCTTGTTTGATCGCACTATTTTGCTTATGTTTTGCTTGATGTATCTCCATTTTCTAACTCCATTTCCTAGTCATACTCACTTTTTATACACTAATTTCGATAAGAAAAATTCGGAATCTCTCTAGTCAAATTCGGATTATAAAATGGATCATTGTCGATCAAGCCTGCCCATTTTTGCTCCATCATCGCTTTTTCCTGTTCAAACCGTTTTTTCTTTTTCCCTTTATCGTCATAGCCTCTAGTTTGAGATTCAAAATGATAGAGTTCCGCTTCATGAAGCCAAACATTATCACGGCCAAGCTCTTTGACTTTTAAACATAAGTCCACATCATTGAATGCAACGGTGAAATCTTCGTCAAAACCTGAAACGGCATCAAAATCGCTTTTTTTCATTAATAAGCAAGCTGCCGTCACTGCTAAATAGTCAACATTCAACGCTAATTTTCCAAAATAACCTAGGTCTCCGTGAGGATATCCATAATGCCCATGCCCTGCGATTCCGCCAAGTCCTAAAATGACTCCTGCATGCTGGATCGTATTATTAGGATATAGCAGTTTTGCGCCAACACAACCAACTCGTTCCAATTGTGCAAATGAAACCATCAAACTCAGCCAGTCTGCATTGATCACTTCTGTATCGTTATTTAGGAATAACAGGTACTTGCCATTTGCATCCTTAGCAGCAATATTATTGATCTTAGAGAAATTGAATGGAATATCGATCGTCGTCACTCGAAACCGTTCTTGAAGCATTTCTTCAAATGACCGATAAAGTTCTTTCATCTTCTCATCTGTGCTGCCATTATCTGCAATAATGATCTCATAATTTTTATAGGTCGTCTTTTCGATGATCGAAGTGACACAACGTTTCACATCTTTATAGCCATTTTTAGTCGGGATAATGATCGAAACTAGCTCTTGTATTTCGATATCATAATAGACATCGTATAACCCGTTGGCACGACCATGTTTCGCATGTCCTTTGATGCCGCGTCGTATTAGAGCATCCTGAACAGCCTTTAATCCAGCCTCAAAAGCATAGCCTTTTGTTGATTGATCGACTGCAGTTGATGTCGGCAGCATCCGCCAATGATAAAGAACTTTTGGAATATGTTTGATTCGGTCAGCTGATGTTTTTTCGGTAAAACGAAGGACTAAATCATAATCCTGAGATCCTTCATAGCCTTTTCTGAAGCCGCCAATTTCTTCGAGTATCGTTCTACGGTATACACCTAAATGAGAAATATAATTTGTTCCTAACAGTAGATCTGGTGACCAATCTGGTTTAAATGACGGATCTGATCGGTTGCCTTCCATATCGATCTTGTCTTCATCACTGTAAAGTAAATCAAGCGCTGGATTTTCGTTCAGTGCTTTGACCACTTCATAAAAAGCAATTCTAGGTAACTCATCATCATTATCTAAAAGAGCGACAAACTCACCTGTCGCAAGCTCAAGTGCAGAATTCGTTGCTTCTGAAATATGTCCGTTTTTTTGTCTAAAAATGACTTTGATCCGTTCATCAGATTCCTGATATTCTGTCAAAAGCTCTTTAACTTTAGGATCAGTAGAAGCATCATCTGCCATACACAATTCCCAATTCGTATAATCTTGAATCAAAATCGAATCAATACAACGACGCAGCCATTTTTCCTCAACATTGTACACGGGCATCGCAATCGAAATTTTTGGCTGATAATCAAAGGCTGAGATTTCTGACTTGATTTGTTCAAAATCAAACTGCTCATTTCGTTCCAACCAACTAGGATACGAGGACTGTCTGCGGATTTTTTCGATCTTGACACGCTGAATCGTGCCTTTTAGACCATTTCTTTTTAGGTAACTGATTCCTTTATGTACATTGATCATCAATCGAGCCATCTTGTCTTCTGTTCCGGGAATCAAGGGATGTTTTTTACCTAAATCGATCCATTGTGAATCGTTTATTTTGCCTTCATTTGATGTAAAACGAATCTCCAGCTTATCTTTCTTTAATAAGCCCTCTAGTTTAATCTCAAATCCAGCCAAAACAGAAGCATCCGTTTCGTAAATCTGGTTCACATCTTCTCTCAATACACGCTTAACGTCATATGAAGTCACTTGCTCTTGATTGATAACCGAAATTTCCGGGCTGGTATTTGATTCCGTATCCAATGCCCAACCGGTGATCGTTAAATTATTGGTTTGTTTCTCTCGATAGATACTATCAATAATGACTTTGATCTCATCGTTCATGATTTGTTCTCCTTATAATTTAAAGGTTTGACAGCTATTATTTTTCGGGCTGGCGCCCTTAAAATAAATAATAGCTGTCGTTATCTTTATACTTGAAATACAATTCTATAATCGCTTAGGATTTCTATATTTATCAGTCATTTCTGCTTCAGACCATTTGCTTGATAACTCTTTGAAGTTGCCTTTTTTATCAAGATTTTTGATTTTTTCATCTGCCTTGAAAATAGCATACGAACAGTAAATGATCGTTTTATCTAATGTATTAGCAAACTGCAAGGATAAGTCTGTTCCCATCAGATCTTTACCTAATCCTTCATCGATTCCTGAAACTGCAAGGTAATCGGCCTT
This sequence is a window from Enterococcus wangshanyuanii. Protein-coding genes within it:
- a CDS encoding DUF7657 domain-containing protein, producing the protein MEIHQAKHKQNSAIKQGIQALLDQIIRARFIIALVVFILMLVFKIHGSSLAMWDQYVSDYAKDGNNESVILGEPRPIRSDEWMVQTPYSLSQTQTGLKNHNEVITVDGQDMVIGYNSPALNLATLAKPFTWGYVLLGKERGLSWYWGLKLIGLMLLSFEMGLILTKRNKYLALLTSVWIPFSAAIQWWFVSPVGDLVFFTFGFLVGMYNYFYAHEKKWARLMCAVLAALCASGFILVLYPALQVPFGYLILLFLLGFFFEFRKKVKLDKFDGLFIGLAVLMTGIIVGVSLVTSWDSLIRVMHTIYPGNRVSLGGDFAKKDLFNFLVNWKMSFKDVVYENNSELSSFYHFFFVILFVSPWLFYKKIKENLYGFLLFVFCLFNIVWMSLRFPTILAKITMYSYVPEERANLAFGFAAILLSIWFIQYVWEQKRLVFKWQVPIIIINLVLYFFALYKGNLGLYLSRMDIIWTLLVAGLLIVLLLNQRKYLFSLVLLAAVLVGGTTVNPVSKGVSPVYDKQIAQKVMAIEKEDPGQLWAGERMMHAFLPMLGVHNFNGTAFTPNLDSWKPLDPMGKYEKIYNRYSHIYVEISTEKPQFELLHADAFKVRLSLEDLMKYNIHYLVTYETIDELATEEIQVKQLYGPDTNNAYIYKVSY
- a CDS encoding sugar transferase, with the translated sequence MTTKSEWNNAKRIAIIIIDVLVFNFSVLVGFWIKFGFNIPSYNFVSYEKSAIYISLFFIFLNMLLGAYVFYNRTINDIVFVTVIGQFLTILFIMTITFAGRWFTFPRSVLVYTFIVGIILLSLWRILVYFLYLKVSSIKKVVIIGTEESVVSAAQNFISHKNKKHQVTKVIVDHYYENLVKLLDEIDIVYISSHIDENEKFKIYKLVTKAEKKLFLNTSFENLIMLKPNMMNFEDESIIEVSDFRIKGEDNFIKRLFDIMLSFVLLVIASPLMLIAAILVKVTSPGPVIYKQTRITLDQKEFPILKFRTMSATAEAKSGPVLSTSNDARVTAVGKYLRALRIDELPQLINVIRGDMAIVGPRPERPFFVDQFNSENPQYYLRHNVRAGITGYAQVYGKYASDYNSKLNFDLLYIKNYSLLLDLKILLQTIKILFDKVSSQGVEEVERSTKDLSFLSDNKIELFK
- a CDS encoding IspD/TarI family cytidylyltransferase, producing MITALIIAGGVGKRMGQDIPKQFIMVEDKPIIIYTLESFQKHPMIDRILVVCKKGWEDTLSAYAKEYHIDKLEWIIEGGNSGQESIRNGVDFLKAHSDKDDTVVIHDGIRPLVDEIVLSDVIVKCREFGNAVTSIPYNEQIFVKETEETTKQYINRETLRRVSTPQAYQFDKLAWAYEKAFKEGIGISESSYANTMMVDLGETLYFAVGSDKNIKLTTQDDLQLFKGYLRMKEE
- a CDS encoding EpaQ family protein; this translates as MDKILNRISNLILLVTIAGSYLMWVVGISTPTTGWIYTNSVYLLSAAIALVLLLKIKSLTKADWILIILAVAIFVFYTLTSSMRHSNRFINASIPLIILLLLCFKNTKFTKVDLGLLAGISGTALFVTIYRMYVELPKLIDPALIWKNDNKLEAIWINTNTIGMTIFLSVMMLTIIIKSFNIGYFKLLVIPVYAAGLLGVWVCQSKASLGALIFFILVDNIVPKKLLKNNYLLLAGFALFFIAGPFIFYQFAKSDAINLFTGRETIWAEFFEKWFSNTQNMLIGMEPFTASWKSLGTHNSFIYTLSNYGIIGYTLIFSVLLYLLATNVFTKTKLSPLQVSLLLAFLAICIQATMEDTLLANYWLPIVYSFVGLALQKSEEKAVK
- a CDS encoding glycosyltransferase family 2 protein — encoded protein: MPEISIIVPVYKVEQYLDKCVKSILAQTFQDFELILVDDGSPDNSGKMCDEYAKEDQRITVIHQENGGLSAARNAGIEVAKGRYFGFVDSDDYIIEDMYELLYNNLKREDADLATVGFLDVYAGKEPVIKEKKYIVTDMVGAAKIMFEGKLSTISATNKLYKREIFDHVRYPVGMITEDAAVILDVLEETKKVVIDTSQKYCYFHRENSISSNHFTHKDLDMIKAWENNETRVVAKYPELVNVAHTRVCWAYFTVLDKMMDSPLTNEDQETQRQIIKFLRSNFTFVLKNQYFTKSRKIAMFALKIHPYFYKLLSRFESRMVRKINK
- a CDS encoding glycosyltransferase — encoded protein: MQTIPVSVLMSVYMKEKPEYFTQTMESTLAQSVQPDEILLVEDGPLTEELYEKIQYYRDRLEDRLTVISLKENQGLGTALAIGVKNCRNELIARMDTDDIMADDRLEKQYHAFLENSDLAIIGSNIIEFEGTIDNVLATKKMPLTNEEIRQFSKKRNPFNHMTVMYKKEAVIAVGNYLPLQGFEDYYLWVRLLKAGYEGRNLPEFLVYARAGTEMYNRRGGLNYLMPGLKARKKIYQEGLGSFTDFFSVSVIHVGICLMPTQLRGKFYKRMLRK
- a CDS encoding LicD family protein, whose product is MNKIEDTEQIKRIQRVNLEMANYFVSFCNEHDLLCYFCGGGCIGTVRNQGFIPWDDDLDFFMPRKDYEKLSDLWQVHADVEKYPLMKPSKTFIDHNSFTTIRAADTTFIKPYQQDLDMPHGLPIDIFPLDGAPDGKFKRKIQKLWALVYALFCSQVVPEKHGGIMAFGSKVLLKLIPTKKGRYRIWSFASKQMSKYDFSTSEYVTELCVGPRYMGNLYKRTDFEKAVYLPFEDTTMPVPIGYDHYLTQVFGNYMELPDEKDRISHHDAVFIDTENTYKKYKGIYYCVDQSKEE
- a CDS encoding glycosyltransferase family 2 protein, coding for MNDEIKVIIDSIYREKQTNNLTITGWALDTESNTSPEISVINQEQVTSYDVKRVLREDVNQIYETDASVLAGFEIKLEGLLKKDKLEIRFTSNEGKINDSQWIDLGKKHPLIPGTEDKMARLMINVHKGISYLKRNGLKGTIQRVKIEKIRRQSSYPSWLERNEQFDFEQIKSEISAFDYQPKISIAMPVYNVEEKWLRRCIDSILIQDYTNWELCMADDASTDPKVKELLTEYQESDERIKVIFRQKNGHISEATNSALELATGEFVALLDNDDELPRIAFYEVVKALNENPALDLLYSDEDKIDMEGNRSDPSFKPDWSPDLLLGTNYISHLGVYRRTILEEIGGFRKGYEGSQDYDLVLRFTEKTSADRIKHIPKVLYHWRMLPTSTAVDQSTKGYAFEAGLKAVQDALIRRGIKGHAKHGRANGLYDVYYDIEIQELVSIIIPTKNGYKDVKRCVTSIIEKTTYKNYEIIIADNGSTDEKMKELYRSFEEMLQERFRVTTIDIPFNFSKINNIAAKDANGKYLLFLNNDTEVINADWLSLMVSFAQLERVGCVGAKLLYPNNTIQHAGVILGLGGIAGHGHYGYPHGDLGYFGKLALNVDYLAVTAACLLMKKSDFDAVSGFDEDFTVAFNDVDLCLKVKELGRDNVWLHEAELYHFESQTRGYDDKGKKKKRFEQEKAMMEQKWAGLIDNDPFYNPNLTREIPNFSYRN
- a CDS encoding NAD-dependent epimerase/dehydratase family protein, which translates into the protein MFSNNLDYQKDIEKVVQEQLAWDKLKNKSILIIGASGMIGTFLIDCLMALNEKQALNISVYAMGRNLGKLESRFAKYLEDRQFHLVAGDILEPLASDRTYDFIVHGASNTHPKAYVEDPINTIMTNIKGTEQVLEYAAKHSVERVLFLSTVEIYGENRGDVEKFDEQYCGYIDSNTLRAGYPEGKRASEALCQAYIQQYGVDVVIPRLCRIFGPTMLKEDSKASSQFIRNAVNDEDIVLKSAGTQYYSYCYVADAAYGLLYLLLEGKSGEAYNIANSQFDLTLKELAEKLAAIVGRKVIFEIPDQTEAAGYSKATQAILATDKIEQLGWQPIYSLEEGLEQVIRIMKTEE